In Daphnia magna isolate NIES linkage group LG5, ASM2063170v1.1, whole genome shotgun sequence, the sequence cgatttaaagagacttactgatgaagactgcagaagactgcaaaagagactgacacaagactgactcaagactgactgaagactgactgaagactgactgaagactgactgaagactgactgaagactgactgacaatcggggaaaagggcaacatttatacgaaggagcaaggtcacttagggtcaggtgtcgcaaagggaattaatattttgtgtgtaaatgtaacacctatgtggaaaattcacacgtttgaaggccaggtagaagggagattggaggccggagccatcggtagatgacctatcggtggaagaggggaaaagggttgtaagcgtgggaaaggagaaagggatgtaAGGAACGCGGCTGACCGTTCCTTACACTTTAATAGTTCAATTAACAGCCCACCTGTCATTTCATCCAACAGTTTACGGGAACAGTTAAGTGCTAACAACAGAAACCTCAACAATTGTGAGTGTAAATTTTACTCGTATAATCATTCACTTCATAACTATATGTTCTTGTATATATTAGTTCATGTCTCACCAGACAGCTCACCTAAGAGTTTACGTCAACATTCTCATCAACAGCAAACTAGTTTCATTTAAagcaagttgttttttttctattaagGTTCGTTACCTTATATCTTTGGGAGGTGGTACTCTTGCTGATTCTTCCAAGCTTTTATTAAGGCATTGCTTAGACAAGGTTGTTGCAATCGAATATAGCCAccaaggaaaaggaaaactataaaaaaaacctttgaaCGCAACTGAATTTTACAAAGCATATAAAGGTAAAGTcaactaaaatatttttaaaaggtatttattctttattattttagtTGTACTTCGCAAGCGCCACAAGAAAATTTACGATGATTCAACGGTTAATAACTGCATTGTAAATTTCCTGCGTGGTTCAAAGGATCGCAAAGGCGGAAGGAACCAAAGGCGTAAGAttgctgaagaagaaaaaaaacaaagaaaacgataacatcacagacgaagaaaatgaagacgaaGAGAATGAAGACGATGAAAATGATCTCCAAGGGACTTCGGATGAGGACTGAAAATTTATATTAGTTGATCTGTTTTTTCAGTTTCCgtttgttcattttttgttaaaataagTAAATGTTACAAATACAACAATGACCGATGACTTCTTCTGTAATATATTcttttgtaaaataattaagaataaaaataaaataaaaaaagtaaatacaGAAATTGGTAGGATACAGTGCATGGGTTCCGTATCGGTGCGACCTCGGTCGGGATATCGGGCCTACTCAGATCGGTGCGCCAAACTGAGCTCCAGCCGATATCGGTTTAGGTTGGCACGTGATATCGGCTAGGTACAAATGCCAACACGGTCCGATATCGGACCAACAACATGTGTTACTTGGGAGTAACAACAAAACTTACCATGATATAAAATCATTTCCTTTGAATTATTGAAATACACAGTCATTTGTAATTGTTATTCCTAAATACAGATAGTAATTAGGAATTCAAAATAATATAGCTTTACTTGAAAATACTTAAAATTacttgtaaaaaagaaaatatatcaGTACTTACAATTATAAAAATGAACAAGTGTTGAATCAACACTTGTGTTTCGGAACCAAACACAAGTGGCGCTAGTGGCCCTGGCGAGTTTTCAAACTCCTATCTAGTAGCTCCATGATAGAGCTTCTTTGATTCGCCGCCAGGTGGCAGCATAGATTTGACGGGTAGTTTTCAAAATAGCGGGGCGATGTAGCGTTTTCGATAACGCCATAGTATAGCGGGGGTGACGAATAGCATCCGAGGTTGAGGTGGGGGGTGACGACTTGCATCCGAGGTTGAGGTGAGGGTGACGGATAGCATCCGAGgttgaggttttttttttgtagggtGCAGGGGAGACTTTTGGCACGAAAAACTTGCCATACAAGGTGAAACGCTGCTCTTCTCATTCTGCGAGTGTAAAAATCAAAGCCCATACGTTATCGTTATCGTTACACAcgtataaaaataaataatttagcTAGAGAAATGTGAAAGACGATACGCGGCACTTacctagcaagacaagttttctctaatccaaaAATGATTGATACAgggttgtagatctttttacgttgatcatttttaatatagggtttagggtgtgcaaatgagcgggagtgtccgtaaaacgcgtacgaagtttcaagttttacgGAACTGACGCGCTGCCCAAGCCGGCCAGAAGAAGGGTCGGAAGGGGGGATTGCGCGTACCCATGGGAGAGGGGACAGTGAAAGGGGTTTTACCTGAGCCACACCATACGGACCCATGTTTTCCCTTTGCCTTGCATGATAACGGTGGTGCAATGGTTAGTCGGTTAGCCGGTGATGCGAAAGATCCGAGGTTCAAATCTCGATCAAGTCGGTTAGGAAATCAAAGTTTTTTGAAAAGttgaaattgttaaaaatattCCGTAGTTGATGGAAGTTGAAGATCGGTGGTAAATCTTCACGACCGCGACAAGATCGTGATGACTGTGGAGAGGACAAGGGGAGATAGAGATAGAAACGACCCAGAGCTTCCAAATGAGTATAAtgtcacatttttaaaatgtgtaCCTAACAGAAAGAAAGCTTTCGGATTCACTCGGCATCCCAAAAGGAGATCATCGTTCGATCTTTTCAGCTTATGATTTGCTCGGcgaaaaacagaagaaggaTTATAGTTGGACTTAGACTCTGTAAGTCCAGTCATAATCCGCGTAATCCATGATGTCATCAAGTTATAATCTTAATGTATTTAACATAACACCCCTTTCACACTCCCCTCTCCCCCGGGAGCTTTTGGCACGTGCAGTCCCCCGTCCCCTTAACAGTGAGTCATCAACAAAGAAGTTGATGTACACTTGTACAATGTGACAATATACTCATTTTGCAGCTTAGGTTCATCTgtgtcttcttctcttttcccgTCATGACTCATCACGATCCTGCTCGCGTTCGTGAACCATTAGTATTTACCACTGATCATCAACTTCCATCGAGACCAGAGACTTTTTAAGACTTGCTAACATGTcgacaaaaaaatttactatatATTGCGACTCGCTATCCATTAGCTCGCTATTCATCTAGACTTTACCGAGATTCGAACCTCGGATCTTTCGCATCACCGGCTAACCGGCTAACCATTGCACCACCGTTAACATGAGAAGCAAAGGGAAAACATGGGGCCATATGGTGTGGCTCAGGTAAACCACCCTTCACTGTCCCCTCTCCCATGGGTACGCGCAATCCCCCCCCTTCCGACCCTTCTTCTGGCCGAATTGGGCAGCGCGTCAGTTCCGTAAACTTTGAAACTTCGTACGCGTTTTACGGACACTCTCGCTCATTTGCACACCCTAAACCCTACattaaaaatgatcagcgtaAGAAGGTCTACAATCCTGTATCAATCATTtttggattagagaaaacttgtcttgctagggaaGAGCCCGATACGCAAAATAACTATGGCAACTCTTTTCTTATGGAATTCCGAAACTATTGGGTGAATCATCGTTTTATGGTAATCATGGGGGTGTGATTTCGgagtaaaacaaaattcgacTGAATGTACGTGAATACCATCTCGCGACTATTTCCCAAACTACATGGTTTTATTCTCTAATCAAAGTTGAAATTTCCATATCggtaaaaccaaataaaaaatggcaaaGAAACTACCTCTTATGCATCACTTTAAAATGTGACTTGAATTTCAATAATGTTttatagagttggctaacgtccgaagttgccagttcgatgaaattgtgaaaaaaaaattggacatgaactagtaacagttcttgcatggcggcttacggagcttcgcccgttgtagttttagttttaattttttccattgaaattatctttctttccattcataattggatcacgaaattccttcgttatcaggtaatcttgtaatttttatttgacctcgatatagactgtactttatttattattaatttttttgtagacgtgtttactttctgtagcagacaaaaatggatgttgtagaggaaactggcgggctgataagggagcccgccagtttttgtctgctacagaaagtaaacacgtctacaaaaaaattaataataaataaactacagtctatatcgaggtcaaataaaaattagaagattacctgataacgaggGAATTTCGTAATCCAATTATTAATGGAACGGATgaaaatttcaatggaaaataattaaaactaaaactacaacgggcgaaactccgtaagccgccatgcaaaaactgttactagtttgtgtccaatttttttttcacaattaatcgaactggcaacttcggacgttagccaactctattgCCCGATTACCGATTCACGCAATCGAAGAAGCAGACAGATAATAGTGAGTCGCGACACTGGTGGCCGTTTCACCAAGCTATATTTTTGTATACAATGGCGCTACCCACGATCTCAAAACTTGGTGAGTTTCGACAATTtaataaataatcataaaatttattatggattattatttgttgtttgtAACGCCTGTGTAGGTTTCGAGCTGTCAAGGATAGGACAGAATGGACCACGGAGTTTTGTTACAAGCTGTTGTTGCCTGGTGGAGCAAGATTGGCGATACAAGTAACAagttctattttttaaaacaaaatactgAATCATTTATTCTATGGCACACTAACTAGAAATGGACTACCGAGAAATCCGAACGCATATGGTCCCCTGACGGACGGGCGTGACTTCACTTTTGTTGATCAAAGAGTTACCCCAATTGGTGCTGGGCAACTAAAACGTCTTGAGAAACACAGAATCTATGCAGTGAGTAACTTTTAATATTTgactattttaaaaatgcataGAAAATGATGCCTTTCAATCATGCAGGAAAAAATTCTACAAACtgtaaaagaaatgaattttgcaATTGAGAGACGTGCAAACCTACAAAAACAGAgggaagaaaaacagaaagagaTCCTAGAAAGCAAATTGAAACCAAAAGGTCACTTGCTGCTTTCTGGacgtaaatgaaaaatttaattttctagTACAACATTATACATGTAATAAAAGATTAACGATAATGATGAAAAGTTACGATGTCTATTTTCGTCTTTGTGGTTATAGCTTTTTCAGTAAAACACTTTTGGAAAACACTAGTGTTTATGAAGACTGCTATATTTTAACTTCAAGTTCCAAGTTGCCTGTTTATGTATTGAAGCTGAATATAAATTTTGCGGCAGTCAGCGACTAGGAGCGCTTGTTTACCAGGCATCATCCAATGCTGCTGGAATATTGGCGTAAATAGGCTCAGGACAACATgaataaaaagattttaatATAGAAGAAAACGTCGCCGATTGTCCTGCAAGAGATAGATGCCATCCTAATGACGTATTGCTTCCGAATTTCGAAAAGAATGGGACTTCGGTTGCTGAAGCGTGAGGGTATTTTGTGAATAGTCCTGTAGTTTTAAATCATACAACGTAATATAAACACAATGCCTAAAATTGACCCAAGGCATATTTTGTAAAAACTGCGAACCAGAATTGGTTTGCCATTAGGGAA encodes:
- the LOC116930522 gene encoding 39S ribosomal protein L52, mitochondrial; translated protein: MALPTISKLGFELSRIGQNGPRSFVTSCCCLVEQDWRYKNGLPRNPNAYGPLTDGRDFTFVDQRVTPIGAGQLKRLEKHRIYAEKILQTVKEMNFAIERRANLQKQREEKQKEILESKLKPKGHLLLSGRK